A window of Corallococcus macrosporus DSM 14697 contains these coding sequences:
- a CDS encoding IS630 family transposase encodes MEERRLFAASLLKSGWRPVDVADECGVTRGAVSQWCKALAQGGVRKLRRKPHQGRPSQLSPSQWKQVARALNAGAVRAGFPTERWTLPRIAHLIEHRWGVRYHPRSLTRPLHRLGFSAHRPRSQASERDDALIEAWVRRDWPRIKRGLEEAGGQLPSWMRRVTRFGPAWAPPGRRWDKSESSSV; translated from the coding sequence ATGGAGGAGCGGCGATTGTTCGCCGCTTCACTGCTGAAATCGGGCTGGCGCCCAGTCGACGTAGCGGACGAGTGCGGTGTCACCCGGGGGGCGGTGTCTCAATGGTGCAAAGCCCTCGCACAGGGCGGTGTCAGGAAGCTGCGGCGCAAGCCGCATCAGGGGCGTCCCTCGCAGCTGAGCCCCTCGCAGTGGAAGCAAGTGGCCCGAGCGCTCAATGCCGGCGCTGTCAGGGCCGGCTTTCCCACGGAGCGGTGGACCCTTCCACGCATCGCACATCTCATCGAGCACCGCTGGGGCGTGCGGTACCACCCACGCTCCCTGACGAGGCCGCTGCATCGGCTCGGGTTCTCCGCGCACCGCCCTCGTTCCCAGGCCAGCGAGCGGGATGATGCGCTCATCGAAGCTTGGGTGCGAAGAGATTGGCCTCGAATAAAAAGGGGGCTCGAAGAAGCGGGAGGACAATTGCCTTCTTGGATGAGACGGGTCACACGTTTCGGGCCCGCCTGGGCACCACCTGGGCGCCGGTGGGACAAGTCCGAGTCCTCAAGCGTCTGA
- a CDS encoding transposase, giving the protein MDETGHTFRARLGTTWAPVGQVRVLKRLSRRREISSVVLLTAPRGRERPKVFARHFVGAVHDKEVIAALRYFHRRLGRPLVIIWDRLQAHRSKAVRAWLQRHSKDVLVEWLPPYAPDLNPEEGCNGVVKEALLNATPPAISDLMRLARREFRALQHRPDVLRSFFEHAGLDV; this is encoded by the coding sequence TTGGATGAGACGGGTCACACGTTTCGGGCCCGCCTGGGCACCACCTGGGCGCCGGTGGGACAAGTCCGAGTCCTCAAGCGTCTGAGCAGGCGCCGAGAGATTTCCAGCGTCGTGCTCCTGACGGCGCCGCGGGGGCGTGAACGCCCCAAGGTGTTCGCCCGCCACTTCGTCGGCGCTGTCCACGACAAGGAAGTCATCGCCGCATTGAGGTACTTCCATCGGCGCCTCGGACGTCCGCTCGTCATCATCTGGGACCGCCTTCAGGCGCACCGTTCCAAGGCGGTCAGGGCCTGGCTGCAACGCCACTCGAAGGACGTCCTCGTCGAGTGGCTGCCCCCGTACGCTCCTGACCTCAACCCAGAGGAGGGCTGCAATGGCGTGGTGAAGGAGGCATTGCTCAACGCAACGCCCCCTGCCATTTCGGACCTCATGCGCCTGGCGCGAAGGGAATTTCGGGCCCTACAGCATCGTCCCGACGTCCTTCGCTCCTTCTTCGAGCACGCTGGGCTGGATGTTTAG
- a CDS encoding MBL fold metallo-hydrolase produces MSERLPGLGLGLDLTHSPVEARPSSVALLYRRAGDGVEVFWVKRGKALRFAGGFYAFPGGKLDAADADVPVAGASGEEAALRSAAARELFEETGVLVARGAQALSAVKVAALREALLAGTLGWGALLKDEGLSLDAEDFQAAGRWVTPPSLPVRFDTRFYLVEMPAFAQAEWWPGELAEGAWVRPSDALARWGDGSALLHPPAVHAFQVLETFTDEADARARLATPPFCPGYVSQRIEFQQGVRVVALETPTLPPAAHTNAYVLGNGELLIVDPGAADVKQYAKLLSLVSGLKAEGLRPVAVVLTHHHGDHVGGARAVTERLGIPLWCHARTADRLDFPVERLLEDGDVLELAGAVPQRWRVLHTPGHAQGHVCLVDERSRAAVVGDMVAGVGTIVIDPPEGHMRDYLTQLARLRDWPVSTLYPAHGSPIPDGPAKLQEYLDHRAAREALILQSVPPSGATLAQVVSLAYADTPPLLHPIAERSALATLEKLVEEGRVREESLQYFRV; encoded by the coding sequence GGACGGCGTGGAGGTCTTCTGGGTGAAGCGGGGCAAGGCGCTCCGCTTCGCGGGGGGCTTCTATGCCTTCCCTGGCGGGAAGCTGGACGCGGCCGACGCGGACGTCCCGGTGGCGGGCGCCAGCGGAGAGGAGGCGGCGCTGCGCTCGGCCGCGGCGCGCGAGCTCTTCGAGGAGACGGGCGTGCTGGTGGCCCGCGGCGCGCAGGCGCTGTCCGCCGTGAAGGTGGCGGCGCTGCGCGAGGCGCTCCTGGCGGGGACGCTCGGGTGGGGCGCCTTGCTGAAGGATGAGGGGCTGTCGCTGGACGCGGAGGACTTCCAGGCCGCGGGCCGGTGGGTGACGCCGCCGTCGCTGCCCGTGCGCTTCGACACGCGCTTCTACCTGGTGGAGATGCCGGCGTTCGCGCAGGCGGAGTGGTGGCCCGGGGAGCTGGCCGAAGGCGCCTGGGTGAGGCCGTCGGACGCGCTGGCGCGCTGGGGGGATGGCTCGGCGCTGCTGCACCCGCCCGCGGTGCATGCCTTCCAGGTGCTGGAGACCTTCACGGACGAGGCCGACGCGCGCGCGCGCCTGGCGACGCCTCCGTTCTGCCCGGGCTACGTGTCCCAGCGCATCGAGTTCCAGCAGGGTGTGCGCGTGGTGGCGCTGGAGACGCCCACGCTGCCGCCCGCCGCGCACACCAACGCGTACGTGCTGGGCAACGGCGAGCTGCTCATCGTCGACCCGGGCGCGGCGGACGTGAAGCAGTACGCGAAGCTGCTGTCGCTGGTGTCGGGGCTGAAGGCGGAGGGGCTGCGGCCGGTGGCCGTGGTGCTCACCCATCACCACGGTGACCACGTGGGCGGCGCGCGCGCGGTGACGGAGCGGCTGGGCATTCCCCTGTGGTGCCATGCGCGCACGGCGGACCGGTTGGACTTCCCGGTGGAGCGGCTGCTGGAGGACGGGGACGTGCTGGAGCTTGCGGGCGCGGTGCCGCAGCGCTGGCGCGTGCTGCACACGCCGGGACATGCCCAGGGACACGTGTGCCTCGTGGACGAGCGCAGCCGCGCGGCCGTCGTCGGCGACATGGTGGCCGGCGTGGGGACCATCGTCATCGACCCGCCGGAGGGCCACATGCGCGACTACCTGACGCAGCTCGCGCGCCTGAGGGACTGGCCCGTGAGCACGCTGTACCCGGCGCACGGCTCGCCGATTCCAGACGGGCCCGCGAAGCTCCAGGAGTACCTGGACCACCGCGCGGCGCGGGAGGCGCTCATCCTCCAGTCGGTGCCCCCCAGCGGCGCCACGCTGGCGCAGGTGGTGTCCCTGGCCTACGCGGACACGCCGCCGCTGTTGCACCCCATCGCGGAGCGCAGCGCGCTGGCCACCCTGGAGAAGCTGGTGGAGGAAGGGCGCGTGCGCGAGGAGTCGCTTCAGTACTTCCGCGTCTAA